A genomic segment from Juglans regia cultivar Chandler chromosome 14, Walnut 2.0, whole genome shotgun sequence encodes:
- the LOC108996891 gene encoding uncharacterized protein LOC108996891 has product MVPYLRGQDLFHFVDGSSKPPSRLLSDKTTVNPNFLAWTKMDQMILSVKISTLSYNLIAQMVGHSTSQVAWSAIEKLFASQSHARVIQLRYQLATISKGASFVFYYFRKLKHLSDTMCAASAPISSDEFTSYLLVDLNSDYDALVTSVTARLELMSPEELYSFLLTLESRLVHSNHLPMSTTLSANYTSSSPHFNNRGRGNYRG; this is encoded by the coding sequence ATGGTTCCCTACCTTCGGGGCCAAGACCTTTTCCATTTTGTCGATGGCTCAAGTAAACCACCTTCTCGACTTCTCTCTGATAAGACTACTGTTAATCCAAATTTTCTTGCTTGGACCAAAATGGATCAGATGATCCTCAGTGTCAAAATTTCGACTCTTTCCTATAATCTGATTGCTCAAATGGTTGGGCATTCTACCTCTCAAGTTGCTTGGTCAGCTATTGAAAAACTCTTTGCTTCCCAATCGCATGCTCGTGTGATTCAACTTCGTTATCAGTTAGCCACCATTTCCAAAGGTGCTAGCTTTGTTTTTTACTATTTTCGAAAACTCAAACATCTCTCAGATACTATGTGTGCTGCTAGCGCACCCATTTCCTCCGATGAATTCACCTCTTATCTCCTTGTTGACTTAAACAGTGACTATGATGCCCTTGTTACCTCTGTCACAGCCAGACTTGAACTAATGTCCCCTGAGGAATTATACAGTTTTCTCCTTACCCTTGAGAGTCGTTTGGTTCATTCTAATCATCTACCCATGTCTACCACTCTCTCTGCAAATTATACTTCTAGCTCTCCACACTTCAACAATCGTGGGCGAGGAAACTATCGAGGTTAG